The genome window TCAAAGATTTTCATTTCGAGCGGATTTTCCAGATCGAACCAAAGTTTGGGACCGGAAACAGTCTCAAAAAGCTGTTTCATGAGGGTGGTCTTGCCTACCTGCCGCATACCGGTAATCACCAGTGCGTTTTTGTGGTCAAGATACCGGGCAATTTCGTTAAAAAGATAGCGTTTTTTCATATTTGTATAATTTTCATTACAAATATACGCATATTTGTCCAAATTTCATTACAAATCTGTAATATAATCCAGATGATTGAACACGATTGAGGGATGGACAGGATTAACAGGATGATGATTAAGAGGAGGGGGAATTCGGGAGCACAGATGGTGGGTAATGTCATACGAACGCGATTAAGGCAGGACAGGAGTGAGAGGATGATTGTTAATAAGGGGCAGGTCTTCCAAAACGCCAGCGGCGTGAGATATTACTAACAGCAGTCTACACAGAACCCACCAAAGCGCCGTAGGTGCGGCATAGATTCGGAACAAGATTTTAGGATGGACAGGATGAACAGGATAATGAATAGAAACGAAAAGGCTTTCCGGAACGAAGGTGTTTGAAGAAGTCAAAAGCACAAAAAAACTAACCATACCAGCACCACAGGACTTTTCACCGCGGGTCAGAGACGACGCAATCGCATGGGTTTTGTGTTTATGAAAAATCGTGGTAGCGATTGCATCGTCTTTACGGATGGGGAAAATTTTTCCAAAACGCCAGCGGCGTGAGATATTAATAACAGAAGAATACTTGCGGCTATCCAAGCACCGTAGGTGCGGCATGGAAAGAGAACACGATTTTGGAATGAGCAGGAATAACAGGAAGCCAATTTCCTCTAAATCATGAACCATTGAACCGTTATCTCACAGGAAATCCCTAAATTTACATCAAACAAAATCCTTTACGATATGCAGGGATCATCAAAACCTTTTAAGAAAATCCTCTTCAGTTTTACCGGATATAACGATGCCGGAACCCTCATCAACCAGCAGGAAGGTGCGGTTTATACTGCGTTAAAAAATGAATCCTTTGACTCAGTTTATCTGCTCTTTAACCCAGGCGGCAGCAAAAAACCTGCATTCGAGGAAATCACCGAACGGCTCGCTAAAATCATAAAGAAAGAAAAGCTCGCAAAATCAGTAACATTAATCCCATTCCCCCTGAAAGATGTTACAGACCATAACGAAGTTTACACCCGTCTGAAGGAATTTACTGATTCAATAGAAAAGCCGGATGGCTGCTATTTTTATGCAGCAATCTCCTCAGGCACTCCGGCTATGCAGACGGCCTGGATTCTGCTTGCTGAGTCGGGGGAGTTCTCAGAACAGCACCCTCTTAATTTATTCAAGGTGAAAGATCCGAAATTCGGAGAGAGCAAAAATATCCCAGTAAAACTTGAAGCTGCCCTCCCCCGCATTACTGCGCTGAAAAAAGAGGTACACTCATTTCTTCCCCCGGTTAATATATACATAGATGCCGGAGAGCTGAAAATCGGCAGTCAGATCATTCCCCTGGCTCCGGTGGAGTTCTGCTATTACCGCTATTTTTGCGAAATAAAAAAGCAGGGGCGCGAAAAGATAAAATTCTCAGGACTGACCACTCCGGAGGAATTTCTAAAAACAGTTTATGCTTATCATGAGGAAAGTTTCCCCGTGCTTGACCTCGGGCGGGAGGAACTGCGGAAGATGATAAAGTCAGGTACGGGCTTGAGTGCCGCAACCTTCAGGGGAAACATAAGCAAGCTGAATAAAAAGATTGAACTCACTCTGCAGAACGAACAGCAGGCAAAATACTGCAAAATTACTGCAACCGGACAGCGCGGAGCAAAGTTTTACGGCATTCCGGCTCCCCCAGAAAAAATCACGATTCACCCCTGAGAATTGCCGCAACGTTGCCGGAATAATTAAAGAATAACTATTGCGTAAGTTTGGATAAAGAAAAAAGGAAAAAAATCAGAAAATGGCTACAGTAGAAGATGTAATTAAAGTGTTAGAGGAATATGGGGTGCCGATGAGTTTTGAACAGATCGAACAATCAATTTTACTGAATCCCGAGGATAAACTTTCGAGGATATTATGTGATGAAGAAATTGTAAAATTACGGGTGGAAATATTCACAGAGAATAAAACGGGCAAACATATCAATAATTTTTATGAATTGTATTGGACAAAAAATGATTTTGAGTTATATTTTTTAACAATGCTCAAAACATTTAATTTATCCAGAGCATCTAAATATCGTATTGAAAACATTAAATTATTCTTTATGCCAAACCTATCAACGCTAATTGGCGCGAGTAGTTTGACAAAATATAAATGGGAAAAAACTAACACTGAAGTATATTATTGTGCTAAATCAGCAAGTGGCGTTTTATCTTGGGAGAAACTCAATTACAATCAACTTTTGAAAATTTTAAAGGACTCTAGCAGGTTTACAATTTATATTCCATCAAAATTAAGCTCAGTAGAAGATTACATTATTTATGAGACACAAAACGATGAATATAAAGATTCTATTGAAAGATTCAGACTTCAGACAATTAGGATCCTTCGTGGTAATCCAGAAACAACGTTTAAAGAACTTGTCTTTAAATTAAACAGTAAAGAAATACACTCTATTTTCCCTAAGCCGTATTCTAAAAAGACCATACTCGAAATTATTAAGGCAAACGAAAAGTACTTTAATGTTGAAGGGGATCAAATTAGTTTGAAAGTTAATGTTGATTTTGTTCTGAATGAGCTTAAGTCTGATCCTGTTAAAATCAACCTCAACCAAGAACTTCCTGAAGGTTATAGTGGAATAATCGCCTTAAAATTTATCGGCACAGATTTTCCCCTGCAAACCGCCGTTGAATATGTAAAAATACGTAAAATAGTGTCAATTGTAAAAACGACAGTGCCAAACACATTCTTTGCAAGAAAAAGAAACATAATGGAGATTTTAAGAAATTCAGAAATGTTTCGGTTTTTAAGTAGCTTCCTTGGTGACTCGGATAAGGCAACTGAATGGATGACGAAAAACTTAGAAGTTACTTTTTATTCTGATACCGAAGAATACATAGAAAGAATTTTTCCTGAAATACTTGAAAAACTTTCTCCTGTCTTCAACTTAGAAAACAATCCGGGTAATCTTTTCGCCACGACTCTGAGAGAGTTTGTTAAGGAAACAGACAATGCAGCAAACAAATGAATTAGAATACTTGCGCAGCGAAAATGAACGATTAAAAAATGAAATTCGGTCAAAAGAGCAAAACCTTAATAACCTGCTAAAAGAAAAAGAATTTGAAGTTAAGAAAGCTGTATCGGTAAGTCAAAATAGTATCCTGCAAGACAAGCAGATAGCCGTAAACACCGAAACCTGGACCGAAGCCATGGATGAACTTGCCCATGCAATAAATACCAGCATCATGGTTGCGACAAGCGCAATTAAGGAACTTCCGGAAAGCCCTGAAAGAAGCAAGGCTTTTACCCATATAAGGCAAATTAAAAATTATACCGAACTTGTATTGTGGGATCTTCACATACGAAAAGGAGAGTTTTTAAATTCAAACGCAGAACCGGTTGAAATTGACCTTGTGCCGATTTTCACTGAAAATATCACTGCGATTAAGGATGAGCCATCTGTTCTCAGACCAAGAAATAAAAACCGTGCTGCACAATACAGTGAAATGAAGGTGGCTACCGATTTTCCACAGAAGTGTCTTGTGATGATTCCGTCTGAATTAAAAAATGTTTTTGATTTACTTTTCTTAGAACTGCTCAAGAATTCCTTTATCAACACAAATGCGGAAAACCCGCATGTGAGAGTGCATGTTAAAGAATTACCCAGAAGTTTTGAGGTTCTTTTTGAGAACAATAAAATCATGGATGAGAAATACCGAAACTGGTTTATGGGGAAAAGTGCAGACAGCTCATTCGACATTGCGAAATCGATAAAAGTAGGACTGCGGCTTGTGATGCGGTGGACTGAAATACTTAAAGTATCCCGCGATGTTACTATAGTTACGGAAGAAGAACTTACCAGAATTACCCTAACCATCCCTAAGGTTATTCAACTATGAAACCAATTTCTGTCTTTATTGCTGATGATTATGAAGATCCCCGTGAAATTCTGAAGAAAAGTCTTATTGATTTTGGAAAACAAGAAAATCTGGAGTTTAGTATTACCGAAGCAGACACATATTCTTCAGCTATCCAGGTGCTTGAAGAAAAAGCCAGGCAAAAGGAATATTTTGATATTCAGTTTATAGATATTGATTTTACCGGTGATGAAAACCGGGGCAAGGCAGACTCCGGTTTTTCCATTATTGAAAAAGCATTCCAAATTTGCCAACTCTCAATAATATTAACTTTCAGTGCGCAGTTTAAGTCCATTAAGCTGCATCCTGTGTTTGTTGACCTGGTTAAGCGTGGTTTGGTAGCGGATGCATTTGATAAAAATGCGTCAATCGACAATCCGGAGCAATGGTTTGAGATTCACTTCAGGCGGATTATTAAAGATTTTAAGGAAAACCTTTTTCTTTGGGACATTTGGGAAAACAACAAAACTATTCAAAACTATCTTAAAGATCATCCGGTTGCCAAAGACCAGATCGCAAACCTGCAAATATTCTCTGAGATAGAAAATTATCTTGATACAACACTGATGCTTCTTATGAACCGGGGAAAGATAGGCGCGGAGCATATCCTAAACCGGTCGCTTTTGCAGATGTATCACCGTGCGCTTGAGATTTTTTGCGAGGGAGATAAGTCAGAAAAAGAAATCAGAGAGATTGCAGATAAGAATGTTCGTGCGGTTGCAGCCATTATCAACAAAAATGATTTAAAATTTACCAGGGACGATAGATTGTCTGCTCTTCATAAGATTGTGGCTCATTCAGCATCTCCCATTTCAAAATTTGGCTACAAGGTAAATAATTATCGAAATAATGCCATGCATCAGAGCAAGAAGTTTGATGTTGATACGGCGAACATTTTATTTGGTTCTCTAGCTCTGCACTTATACATGGTTCCCGGAGTAAAACCAAAGATTGAGCGAATCCGGGAATTTTACAACAATAATAGCAAATTATCCGGCGCGAAGGATTTGAAAGAGTTGATGGGTTATGTGAGTTTTCAAATTAATTGATGTGTGAAAGCATGCGGGAGATTTTCCTTGACGTGCTATCATTATGTCACCCCTACGGGGTTTTGGGGATGGTTAGGTTTGTGTTGTTATTAATATGTCACCCCTGCGGGGTTGGAAACGGGATGGTGGGGAATATATACGATAATTGTATTGTGTGGGTTTCAGACGACGCAATCGCAAAGGTTTTGTATTTATGAAAAATCGTGTTGGCGATTGCATCGTCTTTACGGATGGGGATATATCATCACAATTAATATGTATACCTGTGGGGTTGGGGTTCGGTGTAGAGACGATGCAAACACTTTTCGGATTTTTATTGTAAAGGGATTGTTGTGTTTGCGTCGTCTCAGGGAAGAATATGCTGGTGTGCGCGGTCCTGGATGATGGATGTAATTTATAAGGGCCTGAGACGACGCAATCGCACGGGTTTTGTGTTTGCTAAAAATAGTGGTGGCGATTGCATCGTCTCTACAGGTTTAATATATTGATATATATTTAGCTGTACATTGTAAATTGTTCATTGTACATTGATTATTTCCCCTGTCCTGATTTGATCAGATAAACAATCAGTATCACCAGGTTTCCGAGCATAGCGAAGATCATGGTGTACATATCCAGTCCCTCGCTCTGCCCGAAGGCTACCTGTATGGTGCTGTGCTGAATGAGGGAAAACAGGAGGTTTATAAAAATGGTGAGCCAGTATAACAGCATCCTTGCCAGGCGGTACTGGTACTCCGCGTTTTCAGGCGTGATGGTTATCAGATAGTTAAAGGTGTGGGGATACCGCGTGAGCAGAGTCAGCATTGCCGTAAGCAGAAATGCTATCAGGGGCATTATCCAGATGGACCACTTGCCGCCAAAATCATCCGGTGTGCCCGAAGGCCCAAAGTGGGTGGGGATGCTCTCCGGCAGTGATCCGAAACTCACCCCGGTATAAACCAGCATGCCGGTCAGCATCAGCCATCCGGCTATTGCCGTAAACTTCTCTTTCTCGTTTATCGGAAGATCAAGCTTCGGCTGATTACTTTTGGAAAAGATATTTTTTAGCATAATACCCGAAATCTGCACAAAAAAGGGTTATTTTTCAATAAAAATCGGATGACCGGCCCGAAATTCCTCTGGCATAAAAGATGAATATATTTTCCTTTTATCCATTAATCAGAAACTATGTTTACCAGATTCTTTTATCCCCGCACTCTCTGTGTGGCAGGCGCCTCCTCAAAGGAAAAATCCATCGGCTATGAACTCCTCCGCTCCATTAAGGAATATAACTACACCGGCACCCTCTATCCGGTTAACCCGAAGGCGGATGAGATCCTCGGCTATAAGTGCTTCCCCTCAATTGAAGCTATACCTGAGGCGGTTGACCTTGCCATCATCGTGGTGCCGAAGGCCTTCGTGAGGGAAACAATTGCCTCGCTGGCGGCCAAAGGAGTGAAGAGCATTATTCTGATTACCGCAGGATTTAAGGAAACCGGTGAAGCGGGACAGCAGGCAGAAAAAGAATTAGTGGAGTATATCCGTTCTCAGGGAATGAGAATGGTTGGTCCGAACTGTATGGGTATCATCAACACCTCAGCGGAGATAAAACTGAACGCAACGTTTGTCGCAGAAAAACCGCGTGAAGCCAGGGCGGGATTTCTTTCGCAGTCCGGCGCGCTCGGAGCCGCGGTGCTGAACGGTCTGAGGGAGAGCGGTATTTCCTTCGGGCACTTCATCAGCGTGGGGAATAAAGCCGATGTGAATGAAAATGATTTGCTTGAATACTGGCTTGAAGAAAAGAGCATTTCTGCCGTAGCCATGTATCTGGAGAGTTTTGTGGACGGCGCGCGGTTTCTTGAT of Ignavibacteriales bacterium contains these proteins:
- a CDS encoding DUF1648 domain-containing protein — translated: MLKNIFSKSNQPKLDLPINEKEKFTAIAGWLMLTGMLVYTGVSFGSLPESIPTHFGPSGTPDDFGGKWSIWIMPLIAFLLTAMLTLLTRYPHTFNYLITITPENAEYQYRLARMLLYWLTIFINLLFSLIQHSTIQVAFGQSEGLDMYTMIFAMLGNLVILIVYLIKSGQGK